From one Triticum urartu cultivar G1812 chromosome 3, Tu2.1, whole genome shotgun sequence genomic stretch:
- the LOC125543565 gene encoding ABC transporter F family member 4-like, whose product MAAPPPVLTLAVEKGPRKGEICQCSAGSVLRVGRVIKGNHFAVRDKGASQQHLSIEFLPPPAAGWVASDLGSSNGSFLNDVPLEPFVPTPLSHGNLIKIGESTVLAVSIPSNSDLSTATAADPGTRRSSSYAAETAAVEEEKPPAATRRGTRKKAAVAAIPEVENEVPDAAVVVVEEEKPRRGGRRKVAAVAPPEQTEEGEKEAPVGRRRGGRKKAAEPSEPEKGEEKEEAPLAPPVGGRKKTTAAAEPEKGDEEEEEGKKEAPKGRRRGGRKKAAEPSEPEKEEAPLAPRAGGRKKTTAAAESEKGDEEEETLLVTRKEDTEPPELEKEDDVEAQMITRRGRKKNAPTVAPPPQPLKTGSRGGQGRFTRAASTRKAVLEDEEVEEEEEHEVAAPRDQPGNLSTSTAVKDGEEEEEEEKGEEEKGDKVAADDGEIEVAAKALEEEVPKGPASAQCAASDNEGDGERGGGEEEDDGNGDLLGSRGEASAQCAASDNEGDWEMGGGEEEDDGNGGLLGSRGDVGDGAKVEECAVRSSLETMTLQEWFDRMEKYLPRMINEAADQMIAELEEKQKRVHEYISTLSKSSDPS is encoded by the coding sequence ATGGCCGCTCCGCCGCCGGTGCTCACCCTGGCGGTGGAGAAGGGTCCGCGCAAGGGAGAGATCTGCCAGTGCAGCGCTGGATCCGTGCTCCGTGTCGGGCGCGTCATCAAAGGCAACCACTTTGCCGTGCGCGATAAGGGCGCGTCGCAGCAACATCTCTCCATCGAGTTCctcccgccgcccgccgccggatGGGTCGCCTCCGATCTGGGATCCTCCAACGGCTCCTTCCTCAACGATGTGCCCCTCGAGCCCTTTGTTCCCACCCCGCTTTCCCATGGGAACCTGATCAAGATCGGCGAGTCCACCGTGCTCGCCGTGTCCATCCCCTCCAATTCGGATCTGAGCACCGCCACCGCTGCCGACCCCGGAACTAGGCGCTCCTCGAGCTATGCGGCAGagacggcggcggtggaggaggaGAAGCCCCCTGCGGCGACCCGCCGGGGCACACGGAAGAAGGCAGCGGTGGCGGCGATCCCCGAGGTGGAGAATGAAGTGCCGGACGCGGCGGTAGTGGTAGTGGAGGAGGAGAAGCCCCGCCGGGGCGGACGTAGGAAGGTGGCTGCAGTGGCTCCCCCTGAACAGACGGAAGAGGGGGAGAAGGAGGCCCCGGTGGGGAGGCGCCGTGGTGGACGGAAGAAGGCCGCGGAGCCCTCTGAACCGGAGAAgggagaggagaaggaggaggcccCGCTGGCGCCGCCTGTTGGCGGGCGGAAGAAGACCACAGCAGCTGCTGAGCCGGAGAaaggagacgaggaggaggaagaggggaagaaggaGGCCCCGAAGGGGAGGCGCCGTGGTGGACGGAAGAAGGCCGCGGAGCCCTCTGaaccggagaaggaggaggcccCGCTGGCGCCGCGTGCTGGCGGGCGGAAGAAGACCACAGCAGCTGCTGAGTCGGAGAAAGGAGATGAGGAGGAGGAAACCCTGCTGGTGACGCGGAAGGAGGATACGGAGCCTCCTGAACTGGAGAAGGAAGACGATGTGGAGGCCCAGATGATTACACGCCGTGGGAGGAAGAAGAATGCTCCGACGGTCGCCCCTCCACCACAGCCTCTGAAGACGGGGTCCAGAGGGGGCCAGGGAAGGTTCACAAGAGCGGCTAGTACAAGGAAGGCCGTTCTAGAGGACGAGgaagtggaggaagaggaggaacATGAGGTGGCTGCGCCTAGAGATCAGCCTGGCAATCTGTCGACTTCCACAGCGGTAAAGGatggtgaagaggaggaggaggaggagaagggggaggaggagaagggggaTAAGGTGGCAGCTGACGATGGAGAAATCGAGGTGGCTGCAAAGGCATTGGAGGAGGAAGTCCCCAAGGGGCCGGCTTCTGCTCAGTGTGCTGCTTCTGACAATGAGGGTGATGGGGAAAGGGGTGGCGGAGAAGAGGAAGATGATGGCAATGGGGATTTGCTTGGCAGTAGAGGAGAGGCTTCTGCTCAGTGTGCTGCTTCTGACAATGAGGGTGATTGGGAAATGGGTGGCGGAGAAGAGGAAGATGATGGCAATGGGGGTTTGCTTGGCAGTAGAGGAGATGTAGGAGATGGGGCAAAGGTGGAGGAATGTGCTGTTAGAAGCAGTCTTGAGACCATGACATTGCAGGAGTGGTTCGACCGGATGGAAAAGTACCTCCCAAGGATGATCAACGAGGCTGCGGATCAGATGATCGCGGAGTTGGAGGAGAAACAAAAGCGAGTCCATGAGTACATTTCAACGCTCAGTAAGAGCTCCGACCCTTCCTAA